The Torulaspora delbrueckii CBS 1146 chromosome 1, complete genome DNA segment gTTTACTAGTGACTTGAGACCAGATGAACATTTCAAGGCAAAACTGTATTTGAACGAAAACTCTAGGAGGGAAGATGGATTGTATTCGTGGACCGTTGATGTTTTATCGCAAGTCAGCGTTACTTCGCTTCCCAAAGTTGAATATGGAATTAGGATCGGTACTACGAAGGCTGCCAGTAAACACGTACCAGACGTCAGTCCAGTAAAAGGATTTGAGATTGATGTAAAAGACACTGACACACTGTGGAACTTGCCTCCGAAATTTCCGACCAAACCGGTTCACTTGGTGATCGTAACTCATGGTATATTTTCCAATATTGGTTGTGATATGCTTTATATCAAGGAtaagattgaagagaaaacaTTTCCAATGGACGAAAGTATTAATCCCAACATTGTTGTCAGAGGTTGTATGGATAATATGGGGAAATCCGCGAGAGGTGTCAGGTATCTGGGGAGCAGAGTTGGTAAATTTGTTATAAGCACCGTTGATCTGTTGAATCAGATTTATAAAGTGGATAAAATCTCATTTATCGGCCACTCGCTTGGAGGTCCCACACAGGCAATGGCTCTTCATTACATTGCGGTTAAAAGACCCGATATATTTGATGCTCAGACCGGTGTAAAGCCCATAAACTTTATCGCGTTGGCTAGTCCCTTTCTTGGAGTCGTTGGTGACTTTCCGCGGTACGTTTCGTTGGCTCTTGATGTAGGGGCCCTGGGGGTTACTGGTAGGGATTTGACTCTAAGGCACACTCCAGTTTTTTTCAGAAATGGGCTGGGTGGTTCAAGGGGTCCCAGTCGACTTCATAAGTTGATCCTGGAGGCGCTGCCCCAATCACCGGCATTGGCCGTTCTTGAGAGGTTAGTTCACAGGACACTCTATGCGAATGTTTTGCATGATGGTATTGTGCCGCTGAGAACGGCAGCTCTCCTCTACTTGGACTGGAAAAGTTTAGCCAAAGTTCATGAGATTCGTAAACAAAAAGCGAAGGCATTGAACGATGGTGAtgctgctttgaaaaaaatccCAAAACCACCTGCCTCTTACACAAGTTCGTCGTCTGACCAATCCTCGGATACAAATACCACTAAACTAAACCACAACTTTCCTAATGGGTTCAGTTCCGCGCAAGACCTCGCTGAAAGCGGTCGTGCTTCAACTCCCAATGACGACACAGAGATAACGATTGGCAGTTCTTTCAgtgctgatgatgaaaaagtaGACTCGCGTGTGGAAAATGGTAATGGAATTGCTCAGGCAAACAGTGTTGAACATGATAACGGCAGTAAAGAAAAGGTTGACAGACATGGAAACGTTCAGGCAGATGGTGTTGAACATGGTATTGAAAATGGCAAGAACAacagtgaagaaaaggtCGACAGGCATGGAAACGTTCAGGCAgatggtgttgaaaatggCAAGAACGGCagtaatgaagaagttgacaAACATGGAAGTGATAATAAAGCTTCTATCGGTGAAATCCCAGTCGAAAGCATGGACAAGAAAGCTGCGTTGCAATGGTTAATGCCTCAGGGACTTTCGAAGGGGAATAGACATGCCAAATATTTCCGAACCCAAACAATGGAGATGGGCACTGGATCTGCAGAAGTCCATGGGAGGCATAAAGAGGAAAAACAGTTTGTTCCACCACCAAATGCATCCACCGTTATGGCCGCGATCTCTGTTATCACGGCTCCTATTCCCACTCAGGAATATATCAAGGATCCGAGCATACGTACTGATGCTATTGTCCATGACAAAATTTATCATCCCAGTGAGCTGCCGCCTCCGCATTACACCAATAGACCTTTCATAAAGAAAGTAATCTACCCTAATGAGTCGAACAACAGACATCAGGAGCGCATAGCAAGAATGTGGCAAGAAACGATGACGTGGAGAAAGGTTCTGGTGGACCTTAAGCCCGATTCTCATAATAATATAAATGTTAGGCGGAGGTTCACTAATTTATTCGGCAACGTAGCGATAGCGGATATGGTGGAAACGCATTTCGGCGAAGAAGCTTGCCAAAAATATGCAGTGTTCTAAATTATTATCTAATAAACTGCCACGTAGAAACTAATGATAATTTAATGCTTAATAATTTAAATCGAATGCaaatttgcaaaacatTCTGTTAGATCAGAGAATGGGTCATTATTGTAGCAGAGTAAATTCCTCgtaaaataaaaaattaagCCCTGTAGGGGGCTCGAACCCCTAACCTTGTGATTAAGAGTCACACGCGCTACCGATTGCGCCAACAAGGCTCTTATTTGTTGATGATTACTAGTAACACCTAGATTCATTCAGGCTTGAAAAGGTCAGGGGATTTTATCTTCACTTCCAAACTTCGATGATATTCCAAGTTATAGATCGTTCCTGATGTTGTTAAGTCGCACAGGTAAACCACTGCCCTAGTCGTCCTACCAATTCGATACGTCTATGATGTCTCATAAGAAGCTAGCATCAAGATTTTCCTGAAATCGAGGGAACATTCTGAGATGGCGATTATGAGATTAGGTCGAGATCAATTATTATGATACTATCATGCTTATTTGGGAGTCGCCATATCTATGAGGTTTCGAGTCAAAATAGTATTTAATATTTCCCTACCTCAACCACTAGTTTTGACAAGATTATATACCGTTGAAATCTGGTTTATGGCGTAAATGAGAACTGAGAACTCAATTAGATGTATCCCCTTCAAAGAGAGAACTGCATTAGTGAAACTATCTCCAGAAAGCTTTTGCGCTACAAATTGAGATTTTCTCGTGATTCAGCTATTTGGTGACATGATATAAATGAGAAACATATTGGAGAAACTTGATCGATAATCACCAAAGGGAAATCGAGAGAAATAGTATCGATCTGTTTCCCCATAAAATAAAGACTTCTCTTTCCCAGTGATACGATATAAAAATGTACCAAATTTGACAGGAATGGATCTCTAATGTTTTATCAATTACCGTCTGTGACCCAATAAATCGAATGATGTCCCAAGATACTATTACTCGTAGTAGTACTTCTGTCCCTGTCAGCAGGGAAAAAATCATGGAGCCATTATATGCTAGCTCCTGTGCATCGACCCCACCAGACAAAGTAACTTCAAATGAGCCGGAGTATTCAAGTGCTCTGAATCCCGTGGGTGGAATCCCCGAGAAACCTCTCAAGGAATACATTACAGTGATGTTTATGTGTTTGATGATCGCATTCGGCGGGTTCGTCTTCGGTTGGGATACTGGTACGATTTCCGGTTTCGTTAACCATACCGATTTCATTGTAAGATTTGGCCAATTTGATCCGGCAAGGCAATCTTTTTATCTATCTGATGTCAGAATAGGTCTAATCGTGTCCATTTTCAATATTGGTTGTGCGCTGGGTGGTTTAACATTGAGCCATCTTGGTGATATTTATGGTCGTCGCATTGGCTTAATGGTCGTGGTTTTGGTGTACGTTGTTGGGATCAttattcaaatttcttcaactgaCTTATGGTATCAATATTTTATTGGGAGAATTGTGTCCGGACTTGGTGTTGGTGCTATTGCTGTTCTTTCGCCTGCTTTAATttctgaaatttcacctAAACATTTGAGAGGTACCTGCGTCTCCTTTTATCAATTAATGATTACGTTGGGTATCTTCTTGGGTTACTGCACTAATTATGGTACCAAAAGGTATACCAACTCTATTCAATGGAGACTTCCTTTGGGACTGTGCTTTGCATGTGCCATCTTTATGATTGTCGGTATGCTGTTAGTGCCAGAGTCTCCACGGTACTTGGTGGAAAAGGAAAGGCTTGATGAAGCTAGAATATCCTTGGCTAAATCCAATAAATTACCAGTCGACGACCCAGGTGTTGCATTTGAATTAGAGCTCATCACAGCGGGCGTTGAAGCAGAAAGGCTTGCGGGGAATGCTACTTGGAGCGAGTTATTCTCTAGAAAGGGTAAAATCTTACAACGTGTGGTGATGGGTGTCATGATTCAATCCTTACAGCAATTGACTGGTAATAACTATTTTTTTTACTATGGTACTACGATTTTCAACGCTGTTGGTTTGGAGgattctttccaaaccTCGATAATCCTAGGGCTCGTTAATTTCCTATCAACCTTTGTCAGTTTATGGGTCGTAGACAGATTTGGCCGCCGTAAATGTCTGTTGTGGGGTTCCGCCTCCATGGCAGCATGTTTTGTCGTATTTGCATCTGTCGGTGTCACAAGTTTATGGCCGAACGGAAGAGACCAgccatcttcaaaaggtgCTGGTAACGCCATGATTGTTTTTACCTgttttttcatcttctgttTTGCAACAACTTGGGCACCAATTGCATACGTGATTGTCGCTGAAAGCTATCCATTGCGAGTCAAGAACCGTGCAATGGCTATCGCTGTTGGCTCTAACTGGATATGGGGGTTTGTCATTGCATTCTTCACTCCATTCATTACTAGTGCCATTAATTTTTACTATGGCTACGTGTTCATGGGTTGTTTGGtattttccttcttctaTGTTTTCTTTTGCGTTTGTGAGACTAAAGGTTTGACCCTCGAAGAGGTAAATGAGATGTACGAAGAAGGTGTCTTACCTTGGAAATCTGTGAACTGGGtgccaagaaagatgagaGTTTTGGAAGATAACGTTGAGGTAGTTCACATCGATGGAGTGAGTTTTCTGCCTAGTGCCTCTCCCAAACTATACTAGACACGAACTatatttttattttattctATATCAACATTACTACCTAAATAATATCCACATTTTCAATGGATTGGTTCATGAAGACAGATCTTTATGAAATTGTATATGCGTGAATCTGGCAGTTCGCGCTTGAAAACCTTAAAGTTGATGAGTCCGAACTAAAAGATAATTTACACCAAACTTGTAAGACATAAGAACTGAACAGGATGACTTCGATCAAGTCTGAACCTCACAGTGATACTCCCTTGACGTTTTCcaatgttcaaaatgaCCTTGGTGTCCAGTCAAGAGATTTAGATGGGAAGGCGGCAAACGCCACGTCAGATAGCCGCCCAGCTCTGGGttccaagaaagtgaaCGTTGCAATCGGTAAAAAAGAGCCCAGTaaagagctgaagaagcatatctttgaagagtttCTGCTGAGTCCAGGACGGGTGGGAACTGCGACTGCAAGTTCTTACTCATCAAAGGATAAACCATTGGTTAAGCAAGAACCAGAGTACTCGAAAGGGTTGATCCACGAAGGTACAGAGACACCTATCAAAAGGCAAACCAATGTTGTTGAAGCTGCAAATAGcagtaagaagaagaaactgaataCAGCAgagaaattcaagaaagtgatCCCGGCTAATGATATCATGGACACAACCAGGCAACAGTTCGAGAACCCCGGATTATACTCTCCGATCAGGAAACTGTTATATGAATCAAATAAAGACTATGGGAAAACATCTGACCAGCATCTCTTTCGAGACCTGGAGCATGAATCAGAAAGGAATTTTTGCCAAGAAGCATCCAGGTGGCCCATGGTCGAGTGGATTGAACACGGGCAGGTGTTGCTAAAAGAACATACAAATTTGATCGGACAACTGGTACAACAAAGAATCGAATTAAGTCATAAGTTCCAG contains these protein-coding regions:
- the TDEL0A04240 gene encoding putative hydrolase (similar to Saccharomyces cerevisiae YDR444W; ancestral locus Anc_5.560), which encodes MRPWEKRRSDDGLLLFDDTQSLGIGDLYRYKITVDKSKLEEEGISTDVLFVRVKNKESALLRPVYLTGPYACYVDVRPHNYDENKKFEGDEKIQFTSDLRPDEHFKAKLYLNENSRREDGLYSWTVDVLSQVSVTSLPKVEYGIRIGTTKAASKHVPDVSPVKGFEIDVKDTDTLWNLPPKFPTKPVHLVIVTHGIFSNIGCDMLYIKDKIEEKTFPMDESINPNIVVRGCMDNMGKSARGVRYLGSRVGKFVISTVDLLNQIYKVDKISFIGHSLGGPTQAMALHYIAVKRPDIFDAQTGVKPINFIALASPFLGVVGDFPRYVSLALDVGALGVTGRDLTLRHTPVFFRNGLGGSRGPSRLHKLILEALPQSPALAVLERLVHRTLYANVLHDGIVPLRTAALLYLDWKSLAKVHEIRKQKAKALNDGDAALKKIPKPPASYTSSSSDQSSDTNTTKLNHNFPNGFSSAQDLAESGRASTPNDDTEITIGSSFSADDEKVDSRVENGNGIAQANSVEHDNGSKEKVDRHGNVQADGVEHGIENGKNNSEEKVDRHGNVQADGVENGKNGSNEEVDKHGSDNKASIGEIPVESMDKKAALQWLMPQGLSKGNRHAKYFRTQTMEMGTGSAEVHGRHKEEKQFVPPPNASTVMAAISVITAPIPTQEYIKDPSIRTDAIVHDKIYHPSELPPPHYTNRPFIKKVIYPNESNNRHQERIARMWQETMTWRKVLVDLKPDSHNNINVRRRFTNLFGNVAIADMVETHFGEEACQKYAVF
- the TDEL0A04250 gene encoding sugar porter family MFS transporter (similar to Saccharomyces cerevisiae MAL31 (YBR298C)), which gives rise to MMSQDTITRSSTSVPVSREKIMEPLYASSCASTPPDKVTSNEPEYSSALNPVGGIPEKPLKEYITVMFMCLMIAFGGFVFGWDTGTISGFVNHTDFIVRFGQFDPARQSFYLSDVRIGLIVSIFNIGCALGGLTLSHLGDIYGRRIGLMVVVLVYVVGIIIQISSTDLWYQYFIGRIVSGLGVGAIAVLSPALISEISPKHLRGTCVSFYQLMITLGIFLGYCTNYGTKRYTNSIQWRLPLGLCFACAIFMIVGMLLVPESPRYLVEKERLDEARISLAKSNKLPVDDPGVAFELELITAGVEAERLAGNATWSELFSRKGKILQRVVMGVMIQSLQQLTGNNYFFYYGTTIFNAVGLEDSFQTSIILGLVNFLSTFVSLWVVDRFGRRKCLLWGSASMAACFVVFASVGVTSLWPNGRDQPSSKGAGNAMIVFTCFFIFCFATTWAPIAYVIVAESYPLRVKNRAMAIAVGSNWIWGFVIAFFTPFITSAINFYYGYVFMGCLVFSFFYVFFCVCETKGLTLEEVNEMYEEGVLPWKSVNWVPRKMRVLEDNVEVVHIDGVSFLPSASPKLY
- the ECM11 gene encoding Ecm11p (similar to Saccharomyces cerevisiae ECM11 (YDR446W); ancestral locus Anc_5.561) → MTSIKSEPHSDTPLTFSNVQNDLGVQSRDLDGKAANATSDSRPALGSKKVNVAIGKKEPSKELKKHIFEEFLLSPGRVGTATASSYSSKDKPLVKQEPEYSKGLIHEGTETPIKRQTNVVEAANSSKKKKLNTAEKFKKVIPANDIMDTTRQQFENPGLYSPIRKLLYESNKDYGKTSDQHLFRDLEHESERNFCQEASRWPMVEWIEHGQVLLKEHTNLIGQLVQQRIELSHKFQAITTIINERAEALNNQGEILDEKMIKIENLGKEILDII